In the genome of Magnolia sinica isolate HGM2019 chromosome 2, MsV1, whole genome shotgun sequence, one region contains:
- the LOC131237942 gene encoding mannan endo-1,4-beta-mannosidase 7 produces the protein MKQLALGFLVIYLLTQQHNLLHVNANGGGFIRTKGLHFVLNGTPFYANGFNAYWLMYMGSGPSQRRKVSAAFQEASRHGLSVARTWAFSDGGYGALQYSPGSYNEQMFKGLDFVIAEARRHGIRLILSLVNNYDSLGGKKQYVQWARNQGQYLTSDDDFFTNPVVKGYYKNHIKTVLTRRNSMTGVAYKDDPTIFAWELMNEPRCTSDPSGRTIQAWITEMAAYLKSIDGNHLLEAGLEGFYGESSPQRKQYNPRFQVGTDFISNNRIPGIDFATVHSYPDQWLSHSNDQTQLSFLNKWLDTHIRDAQNVLRKPLLLTEFGKSRKDPGFTNYQRDLLFNTVYYKIYASARSGGAAAGGLFWQLLTPGMESFRDGYEIIMKENSSTARMIARESRKLYQLRRMYARLRNIEKLKQARAIRRAQWLARNKGRTGGN, from the exons ATGAAGCAACTTGCCCTGGGTTTTCTTGTTATTTACCTTTTGACCCAACAACACAACCTTCTGCATGTCAATGCAAATGGAGGAGGATTCATAAGGACCAAAGGCCTGCATTTTGTTCTGAATGGGACCCCCTTCTATGCAAATGGGTTCAATGCCTATTGGCTGATGTATATGGGGTCAGGTCCATCTCAGAGGAGAAAGGTCTCAGCTGCATTCCAAGAAGCTTCTAGACATGGGCTTTCAGTAGCAAGAACTTGGGCTTTCAGTGATGGTGGATATGGAGCTTTACAGTACTCCCCAGGCTCATACAATGAACAGATGTTCAAG GGTTTGGACTTTGTAATAGCAGAGGCAAGGAGACATGGGATTCGGCTGATATTGAGCTTGGTGAATAACTATGATAGCTTGGGAGGGAAAAAGCAGTATGTTCAATGGGCTAGAAATCAGGGGCAGTACTTGACATCTGATGATGATTTCTTTACCAATCCTGTTGTTAAAGGATACTACAAGAACCATATCAAG ACTGTCCTTACAAGACGTAACAGCATGACTGGAGTTGCTTACAAGGATGACCCTACAATCTTTGCATGGGAGCTTATGAATGAGCCCAGATGCACATCTGATCCATCAGGAAGGACTATACAG GCATGGATTACAGAAATGGCTGCTTATTTGAAATCCATAGATGGAAATCATTTGCTGGAAGCTGGTCTGGAAGGGTTTTATGGAGAATCATCACCTCAAAGGAAACAGTACAATCCACGTTTTCAAGTAGGAACTGATTTCATCTCAAACAATCGGATCCCCGGCATTGATTTTGCAACGGTCCACTCATATCCAGATCAATG GTTATCCCATTCAAATGATCAAACCCAACTTTCATTCCTGAACAAATGGCTTGACACCCACATCCGAGATGCTCAAAATGTCCTCCGAAAGCCGTTACTTCTCACTGAATTCGGAAAATCACGGAAAGACCCTGGCTTCACCAACTACCAAAGGGACTTGCTATTCAACACTGTCTATTACAAGATCTATGCTTCGGCTAGAAGTGGAGGTGCAGCTGCGGGGGGTCTCTTCTGGCAACTACTAACACCAGGAATGGAGTCTTTCAGAGATGGGTATGAAATTATCATGAAAGAGAACTCCTCGACGGCTAGGATGATCGCTCGGGAGTCTCGTAAGCTTTATCAGCTTAGGAGGATGTACGCCAGGCTTAGGAATATCGAGAAATTGAAGCAGGCGAGGGCCATTAGAAGGGCCCAGTGGCTTGCTAGAAACAAAGGGAGGACTGGTGGGAACTGA